A portion of the Thunnus albacares chromosome 23, fThuAlb1.1, whole genome shotgun sequence genome contains these proteins:
- the ccdc107 gene encoding coiled-coil domain-containing protein 107 has translation MVLSTSQQVALAFTAVLFTFVVLPRLFGVGGGAGAKETRFDPRYTRKAGPGPGAVRGQPINVNTPGSPQSPENMQQMKKLMEQELKGDKYKSNSNKGYVFTLMPLYAIGVGVFAAYKFLKIKSADDQAQKDKFTKGAKKSVEAENQLNELEQRLAQTERMLNSILTQLDPLTNCVKSVAQDQKNEIMSQLQTIRYLMKKRGMDCPPLNINEASCERNLDDLIESLGASDTYLVDTQPSAGTVAASEKVYQKPLEAKDEAATEGEDMKELIPEESDGEAEEEEKGDEEEMEEVDREEEEGLEECELMPSLEDSSEINIEEVRAEQPASGLRRRNRPE, from the exons ATGGTTTTGTCAACATCACAACAAGTCGCCCTGGCTTTCACAGCGGTGCTTTTTACATTTGTCGTCCTGCCGAGGTTGTTCGGCGTCGGCGGCGGGGCCGGGGCAAAGGAGACGAGGTTTGACCCTCGCTACACCAGAAAAG CGGGTCCGGGCCCGGGCGCAGTGAGAGGCCAGCCCATCAACGTGAACACCCCCGGCTCACCTCAGTCTCCTGAGAACATGCAGCAGATGAAGAAGCTGATGGAGCAAGAGCTAAAGGGTGACAAGTACAAATCCaatagcaacaaaggctacgtGTTCACACTCATGCCCCTCTACGCCATCGGAGTCGGAGTGTTTGCAGCCTACAAGTTTCTGAAG ATCAAGTCCGCAGATGACCAGGCACAAAAGGACAAATTTACAAAAGGAGCCAAAAAATCTGTGGAGGCCG agAACCAGTTGAATGAACTGGAACAAAGGCTAGCGCAGACAGAAAGGATGCTCAATTCCATCCTCACCCAGCTGGACCCGCTCACTAACTG CGTGAAGTCGGTGGCACAAGACCAGAAGAATGAGATCATGAGCCAACTCCAGACCATCCGATACCTGATGAAGAAGAGAGGAATGGACTGTCCACCTCTCAACATCAACG AGGCATCCTGTGAGCGTAATCTTGATGACCTCATTGAGTCACTCGGGGCCAGCGACACCTATCTGGTGGACACGCAGCCCTCTGCTGGAACAGTGGCAGCTTCTGAAAAAGTCTATCAAAAACCTTTAGAAGCTAAAGATGAAGCTGCAACAGAGGGTGAGGACATGAAGGAGCTAATACCGGAGGAGTCTGATGgggaagcagaggaagaagaaaaaggggatgaggaggaaatggaggaggttgacagagaagaggaggaaggattGGAGGAGTGTGAGCTCATGCCTTCGCTAGAGGATTCTTCCGAGATAAACATTGAGGAGGTCAGAGCGGAGCAGCCTGCGTCTGGCCTCAGGCGACGCAACAGGCCTGAATGA